In one window of Crocosphaera subtropica ATCC 51142 DNA:
- a CDS encoding UbiA family prenyltransferase — MNFRSIGTFIRDFLRYGNGIVIILAVLYTLLFYSLAEREPDSVVLVLTGLLGFLTYSYDRMHDLGEESDIINSLERTNWLRANYTFMVYLCAMAVVISLIAMLLRPAAIFPIISTIGLAFAYSLPILPDGKSLKKIPGVKTALIVVLWVILTFLIPMTVSGVHWSFQIIGGILYESLMIASIANLNDIRDTPGDRLAGVPTISVIFGVRIAFFFSLFTIIAATMVGVTLGNWVLVMLGVIGTIGLLFNSSQFLEMLR, encoded by the coding sequence ATGAATTTTAGAAGCATTGGAACATTTATTAGGGATTTTTTACGATATGGCAATGGGATTGTCATCATCTTGGCTGTACTTTACACTCTGCTCTTTTACTCTTTGGCAGAACGTGAGCCGGATAGTGTGGTACTCGTCCTGACTGGTCTATTAGGATTTTTGACCTATAGTTATGACCGTATGCACGATTTAGGTGAGGAATCAGACATCATAAATTCGCTAGAACGAACCAATTGGTTGCGAGCGAATTATACCTTTATGGTTTACTTGTGTGCGATGGCAGTGGTCATCAGCCTCATCGCAATGCTGTTACGACCAGCTGCAATCTTTCCTATTATCAGTACCATAGGACTCGCATTTGCCTATAGTCTTCCCATTCTTCCGGATGGTAAAAGCCTTAAAAAAATACCAGGGGTTAAAACCGCTCTCATAGTCGTCCTCTGGGTCATTCTTACCTTTCTCATCCCAATGACAGTAAGTGGTGTCCACTGGAGCTTTCAAATCATCGGAGGAATCCTCTACGAAAGTCTCATGATAGCATCAATTGCGAATCTGAATGACATCAGAGATACACCAGGCGATCGTCTTGCAGGTGTTCCCACAATAAGTGTGATTTTTGGTGTGAGGATAGCCTTCTTTTTCTCCCTGTTTACTATTATTGCTGCGACAATGGTCGGAGTGACTTTAGGAAATTGGGTGCTGGTAATGTTAGGTGTTATCGGCACAATTGGGCTTTTGTTCAACAGTAGTCAGTTTTTAGAAATGCTCCGCTAG